GGAAGCCGGCGGCCACGAGGCCGCGCAGCTATTGCTGCGCCTGGAGGAGCGACCGACCGCGGTGTTCGCCGCAAACGACGCCATGGCGATCGGCGCGCTGCACGCGTTCGTCGAGGCAGGGTTGTCGATCCCCACGGACATCTCGCTGGCCGGCTTCGACGACATCCCGATGGCGCGCTACCTCCGTCCGTCCCTCACCTCGGTGCGCGTTCCTATTCAGGAGCTGGGCAGTCGTGCGACGGCGCGACTGCTCGACCTGCTCGCGCACGCAGCGGACGACAGTGCGTGGGACGTGGTGCTCCCGACGGAGCTGGTCGTGCGCGCCTCGAGTGGTGCGCCGCGGTCGAGGAAAGATGCAGTTCGTGTCTGAGCGCAGCATGCGACTTCGTCCGTTCCTGCTTCTGCTTGCGGCGGGCTGTGCGTCACCCGGCTCTGCCCTTCCGTCGCCCTCGTCGGATCCCGCGCCATCCTCCGCTGCTGCTGCTGCTGCTGCTGCTGTTGTTCCCGATCATCGTCCCGACCTCCGTGCACGCCATCGACTGGAGGCTCCCCGACGCGAGCAGTTCGTCGACTCGATCCTTGCGCTGATGACGCTGGAGGAGAAGCTCGGGCAGCTGAACCAGCCGGGTGGTCCCGGTGCGGACACCGGTCCGGCGCAGCGTGCCGGCAGCGAGGCGGACGTGCGGGGAGGACACGTCGGCTCGTTCCTGGGCGTGCATGGCGCGGCGAACACGCGCAGCCTGCAGCGGATTGCAGTCGAGGAGACGCGACTCGGCATACCGCTCCTGTTCGCGCACGACGTCATTCACGGATTCCGCACGATCTTCCCGGTCCCGCTGGCGGAGGCGGCGAGCTTCGATCCGGAGGCGGTCGAGCGCGCCTCGCGCATCGCCGCGATCGAGGCGTCTGCGCACGGTGTCACGTGGACCTACGCGCCGATGGTCGACATCGCGCGCGACCCGAGGTGGGGACGGATCGTGGAAGGTGCGGGTGAGGACCCCTACCTCGGCAGTGCCATGGCCGCAGCGCGCGTGCGCGGCTTCCAGGGCTCGGACCTGGCCGCCGACAACACCATCCTTGCCACGGCGAAGCACTTCGTCGCCTACGGTGCCGCGGAAGGCGGGCGCGACTACGACGCTGCAGACGTCCCGGAGCGCACGCTCCGCGAGATCTACCTGCCTCCGTTCCACGCCGCTGTCGACGCCGGCGTCGGGTCCGTCATGGCGGCGTTCAACGAAGTCGCTGGCGTGCCGATGCATGCGCACGACGGCCTGATCGACGGACTGCTGCGCGAGGAGTGGGGCTGGGACGGCATTCTCGTCAGCGACTACACCGGCATCATGGAGCTGCTGAATCACCGCGTGGCGGCGGACAGCGCTGCGGCGGGCGCGCTCGGGCTCCGTGCGGGTGTGGATGTCGACATGATCAGCCGCATCTACCTGCGTCATGGTCCGTCGCTTGTAGCCGAGGGACACGTCGAGGAGGGCGTCATCGACGACGCCGTGCGCCGCGTGCTGCGCGCGAAGTACGATCTCGGTCTGTTCGAGGATCCCTATCGGTATGCGGATCCGGCGCGGACCGATTCGCTCACGATGCGCCCGGAGTTCCTGCAGCACGCGCGCGAGCTCGCCCGCAAGTCGATCGTGCTGCTCCAGAACGATCCGGTGAACGGCACGCCGCTGCTGCCGTTGCGCAGGGACGTGCCCACGATCGCCGTGATCGGGTCGCTGGCCGCGGACTCCGGCTCGGCACTCGGCTCCTGGGCCGCACTGGGCAGGCCGCAGGACGCGGTGCCGATCCTGGACGGCATCCGCGCCGCCGTGTCACCCGACACCGAGCTGCTGTACGCACCGGGTGCACCGGTCGACAGCGTCGACCGTAGCGGCTTCGAGGAGGCGATCCGCATCGCGCGCGCGGCGGACGTCGTCGTGCTGGTGGTGGGTGAGCACCGCGACATGAGCGCCGAGGCTCGCAATCGCGCCGACATCGGATTGCCCGGTGTGCAGCAGGAGCTGGTCGAGGCGGTGTACGCGACCGGCACACCGGTGGTCACCGTGCTGACCAACGGCAGGCCGCTCGCGATCCCGTGGCTGGCGGAGAACGCGCCAGCCATCCTGGAGACGTGGTATCTCGGCGTGCAGATGGGACCGGCCGTCGCGGACGTGCTGTTCGGTGACTACAACCCGGCAGGTCGGCTGCCCGTCACCTTCCCGCGCACCACCGGGCAAGTCCCCATCTACTACAACCACAAGAGCACCGGGCGTCCTCCTGCGGAAGACCGTTACACGTCGAAGTACATCGACGTGCACTGGACGCCACAGTATCCGTTCGGCCACGGTCTCAGCTATACGACGTTCGCGTACAGCGCGCCGCGCCTGTCCGCGACGTCCGTCGCGGCCGCCGACTCGCTGGTGGTGAGCGTGGAGGTGACGAACACTGGCGAGCGTGCGGGCGACGAGGTCGTGCAGCTCTACGTGCGCGACGAGGTCGCTTCCGTCACACCGGCAGTGCGCCGATTGCGCGGCTTCCGTCGCATCCGGCTGCAGCCGGGCGAGACACGCTCCGTTTCCTTTACGCTTCACCCGCGCGACCTCGCGTTCTGGAACGCGGCCATGCAGCGGGTGGTCGAGCCCGGCTGGTTCACCGTGATGCTCGGCGGCAGCTCGCAGGATGTGCAGCAGGCGCGCTTCCAGGTGACCGGTCCCGTATTCGAGCTGGGGCCGTAGCTGCTTCCTTTCTGACCGGTACGTGGGTGGGCACAGCCGCGCCGTACGCACCGTCATCACGTACTCGCAGATCCGATCCACTGCAACGCTGGTTCCGTCAACATCGAGGTGAAGGCCATGAGTGGAGAGACGACCCGAATGCAGGAGCGGCGCGGGGCAACGCGCTGCGCGGGACTGCGCGCGAAGGAGCGCGCGTGCGGCTACGGAGGTCGATGGAGCAGTATCCGAACAGCGGCCGCGGCACTGCTGTTCGCTCTCGCACCGTCTCTGGCCGCAGCCCAGGACTTTGCCGTGTCCGGACTGGTCACGTCCGCGGAGGATGGCCGGCCGCTGCCGGGTGTCGCCGTGATGGTGGACGGCACCGACATCGGCATGGTCACCGGGTCCAACGGCCGCTACCTCCTGCGCGTGCCGGACAGCAACGGCACACTCGTGTTCAGCAGCATCGGCTTTGCTGAGCAGCGCGTGCCGATCGAAGGACGCAACACGATCAACGTGTCGCTCGCGACCGAGGCGATCGCGCTGCAGGAGATCGTCGCGATCGGTTACGGCACGCAGCAGCGCCGTGATGTGACGGGCGCGGTGGCGAGTGTGTCGGGCGAGGACATCGACGACGTCGCCACACCTTCGGCGGTGCAGGCGCTGCAGGGACGGGTAGCGGGCGTGCAGGTGACGCCGCAATCCGGAGAGCCGGGCGTCGGTGCGATCGTGCGGATCCGCGGCGTCGGTACGCTCAACAATGCGTCGCCTCTCTACGTGGTCGACGGCATGCTGCTCGACGACATCAACTTCCTCAGCCCCAGCGATATCCAGTCGATCGATGTGCTGAAGGACGCATCCGCGACGGCGATTTACGGCTCGCGTGGAGCAAACGGTGTGGTGATCGTGACCACGAAGTCCGGCACCATCGAGCGGCCGACGCAGTTCGGGATCACGGCATGGGCTGGCATGCAGGAGCCCCTGCGCACGATCGACCTGGTCAACGCGCAGGAGTATGCCGTGCTCGCCAACGAGCTGGCGCAGAACTCCGGGCAGGCGGAGCCGTTCCCAAACCCCGGCTCGCTCGGCCAGGGAGTCGACTGGCAGGACCAGGTCTTCGGCAGCGCCCCGATCCAGAACTACCAGGTGAACGCGAGCGGCGGAACGGAGCGCATTACCTACTACTTCAGCGCGAACCTGATCCGTCAGGAAGGCATCATCGACCGCTCGGACTTCGATCGCCTTACTCTGCGCTTGAACAACGACTACCAGCTGACTGACGCATTCGCGATCGGTCACAACATCAGCTTCTCCTATACCGACACGCAGGATCCGCCCGGGGTGCTGAGC
This genomic window from Longimicrobiales bacterium contains:
- a CDS encoding glycoside hydrolase family 3 N-terminal domain-containing protein is translated as MQFVSERSMRLRPFLLLLAAGCASPGSALPSPSSDPAPSSAAAAAAAAVVPDHRPDLRARHRLEAPRREQFVDSILALMTLEEKLGQLNQPGGPGADTGPAQRAGSEADVRGGHVGSFLGVHGAANTRSLQRIAVEETRLGIPLLFAHDVIHGFRTIFPVPLAEAASFDPEAVERASRIAAIEASAHGVTWTYAPMVDIARDPRWGRIVEGAGEDPYLGSAMAAARVRGFQGSDLAADNTILATAKHFVAYGAAEGGRDYDAADVPERTLREIYLPPFHAAVDAGVGSVMAAFNEVAGVPMHAHDGLIDGLLREEWGWDGILVSDYTGIMELLNHRVAADSAAAGALGLRAGVDVDMISRIYLRHGPSLVAEGHVEEGVIDDAVRRVLRAKYDLGLFEDPYRYADPARTDSLTMRPEFLQHARELARKSIVLLQNDPVNGTPLLPLRRDVPTIAVIGSLAADSGSALGSWAALGRPQDAVPILDGIRAAVSPDTELLYAPGAPVDSVDRSGFEEAIRIARAADVVVLVVGEHRDMSAEARNRADIGLPGVQQELVEAVYATGTPVVTVLTNGRPLAIPWLAENAPAILETWYLGVQMGPAVADVLFGDYNPAGRLPVTFPRTTGQVPIYYNHKSTGRPPAEDRYTSKYIDVHWTPQYPFGHGLSYTTFAYSAPRLSATSVAAADSLVVSVEVTNTGERAGDEVVQLYVRDEVASVTPAVRRLRGFRRIRLQPGETRSVSFTLHPRDLAFWNAAMQRVVEPGWFTVMLGGSSQDVQQARFQVTGPVFELGP